Proteins from one Cicer arietinum cultivar CDC Frontier isolate Library 1 chromosome 3, Cicar.CDCFrontier_v2.0, whole genome shotgun sequence genomic window:
- the LOC101488365 gene encoding wax ester synthase/diacylglycerol acyltransferase 4-like, translating into MEPEKEEQLEEPVSPIGQYFNSSVICLHIIGVLEFEVPIDDLQAFALFKDVFLPISPRFSSIMVLDKNEKKIWKQVEVDLKDHVKIPTFSEGKTIEYYDKCFHNYLSTIAMEKLPQEKPLWEIHIVNYPTSDSLGTIIFKLHHALGDGYSLMGALLSCLQRADDSSLPLSFPSLRPSKSESSSKSIWIRFSRTMSSVFNTASDFGWSVLKSRIIDDDKTPIRFGDKGADFQPISISTMEFSIDHIKDIKSRLGVTVNDVVTGIVFYGTRLYMKDKDSKSKTANSTALVLLNTRNIEGYQSIDDMLNKKKTNCRWGNKISFLHVPIPKLNESIISNPLDFILHTHKIIKRKKQSLGVALTGTLLEIEGKLRGQEIIAKHIRRTITKSSTVLTNLVGPVEKMSLSNHPVKGLYFTLAGGAESLTISIMSYMGVLRVTLKTEKDFIEEERLKSFIQSAFEIIFKEAMKVPRQTN; encoded by the exons ATGGAACCCGAGAAAGAGGAACAACTAGAAGAACCAGTTAGTCCTATAGGACAATACTTTAATAGCTCAGTGATATGCTTACATATTATTGGAGTTTTAGAATTTGAAGTTCCAATAGATGATTTGCAAGCTTTTGCTCTTTTTAAAGATGTTTTCCTTCCTATTAGTCCTCGTTTCTCCTCCATCATG GTACTAgataaaaatgagaagaaaatatGGAAGCAAGTTGAAGTGGATTTGAAAGACCATGTGAAAATACCAACATTTTCCGAAGGAAAAACAATTGAATATTATGACAAGTgttttcataattatttatcaacCATAGCAATGGAGAAATTACCACAAGAAAAACCATTATGGGAAATTCACATAGTAAATTACCCTACAAGTGATTCATTAGGcacaataatattcaaacttcATCATGCACTTGGAGATGGTTATTCTCTAATGGGTGCACTTCTTTCTTGTCTACAACGTGCTGATGATTCATCTCTTCCTTTGTCTTTTCCTTCTCTTAGACCATCAAAATCAGAATCTTCATCCAAAAGTATTTGGATAAGATTTTCTAGGACAATGTCCTCTGTTTTTAATACTGCCTCTGATTTTGGATGGAGTGTATTGAAGAGTAGAATTATTGATGATGATAAAACTCCTATAAGATTTGGAGATAAAGGAGCTGATTTTCAACCAATTTCTATATCAACCATGGAATTCTCCATTGACCATATCAAAGATATCAAATCTAGGCTTGGAGTg ACAGTGAACGATGTGGTGACTGGAATTGTGTTCTATGGGACTAGACTATACATGAAAGATAAGGACTCAAAATCAAAAACAGCAAACTCAACAGCATTGGTATTACTCAATACAAGAAACATTGAAGGTTACCAATCAATAGATGACATGCTCAataagaaaaaaacaaattgtCGTTGGGGGAATAAAATTTCCTTTTTGCATGTACCAATACCAAAATTAAATGAAAGCATAATTTCAAATCCTTTGGATTTTATTTTGCACACACATAAGATAATCAAGAGGAAAAAACAATCTTTAGGTGTGGCTCTTACCGGTACACTTTTGGAAATTGAAGGGAAACTCAGAGGACAAGAG ATAATAGCTAAACATATTCGGAGGACAATAACAAAATCAAGTACAGTGCTTACAAACTTGGTGGGGCCAGTAGAAAAAATGTCTTTGTCTAATCATCCTGTGAAAGGCTTGTATTTCACATTGGCTGGTGGAGCTGAG AGTCTTACCATTTCAATAATGAGCTACATGGGAGTGCTAAGAGTTACCCTCAAAACAGAAAAAGATTTCATAGAGGAAGAGAGATTGAAGTCATTCATACAAAGTGCATTTGAGATTATATTCAAAGAAGCCATGAAAGTTCCTCGCCAAACTAATTGA